In Paramisgurnus dabryanus chromosome 14, PD_genome_1.1, whole genome shotgun sequence, one genomic interval encodes:
- the LOC135719301 gene encoding tripartite motif-containing protein 16-like, which yields MAEASISWVQDQFICSICLDLLKDPVTIPCGHSYCMSCITDYWNQDNQRGVYSCPQCRQTFNTRPALYKNTTLAELVEKLKKTSLETDQSDLNYAGPEDVKCDICTGRKYKAIKSCQVCRNSYCQTHFERHEELQSGRQHRVIDVPRRHQEMICPKHNILLVFCRTDQQCICLLCTMNEHTNHDIVSVSTERTEKQKLLEVNQRKFQQRIKEKEKELQNLRGAVKTHTISAQTAVEDSERIFTEMIRSIERRRSEVTQLIRDREKTAVSRAEELLKKLQQEIDDLKRRNEEMKKLSKNKDHISFLQSFQSVSTSPESTEEITVSSFRFFDVRESVTKLKKKMEDFCKEETEKISGKVSYIEIIPNEPKIRVEFLQYFRWFSLDPNTAHKRICLSV from the exons ATGGCAGAAGCGAGCATTTCATGGGTTCAGGATCAGTTCATCTGTTCAATTTGCCTGGATCTCCTAAAGGATCCAGTGACCATTCCATGTGGACACAGTTACTGTATGAGCTGTATTACAGACTACTGGAATCAGGATAATCAGAGAGGAGTTTATAGCTGCCCACAATGCAGACAGACCTTCAATACAAGACCTGCTTTATATAAAAACACCACACTGGCTGAACTGGTGGAGAAACTGAAAAAGACAAGCCTTGAGACTGATCAATCTGATCTCAATTATGCTGGACCTGAAGATGTGAAGTGTGACATCTGTACTGGGAGAAAATACAAAGCTATCAAGTCCTGTCAGGTGTGCCGGAACTCTTACTGTCAAACTCACTTTGAACGTCATGAAGAACTTCAATCAGGAAGACAACACCGAGTGATTGATGTCCCTAGGAGACATCAGGAGATGATTTGCCCAAAACATAATATACTCCTTGTTTTCTGTCGCACTGATCAACAATGTATTTGTTTGCTTTGTACGATGAATGAACATACAAATCATGACATTGTATCAGTGTCGACAGAGAGAACTGAGAAACAG AAACTACTTGAGGTCAACCAGAGAAAATTCCAGCAGAGAATcaaagagaaagagaaggaGCTTCAGAATTTAAGAGGGGCTGTGAAGACTCACACG ATCTCTGCACAGACAGCAGTGGAGGACAGTGAAAGGATCTTTACTGAAATGATCCGATCCATTGAGAGAAGACGCTCTGAGGTGACACAGCTGATCAGAGATCGGGAAAAGACTGCAGTGAGTCGAGCTGAAGAACTATTGAAGAAACTGCAGCAGGAGATTGATGATCTGAAGAGGAGAAATGAGGAGATgaagaaactttcaaaaaataaagACCACATCAGTTTCCTTCAG AGTTTTCAGTCTGTCTCTACATCTCCTGAGTCTACAGAGGAAATCACTGTCAGTTCTTTTCGCTTTTTTGATGTGAGAGAATCTGtcactaaacttaaaaaaaagatggaggATTTCTGCAAAGAAGAGACTGAAAAGATATCTGGCAAAG TTTCATACATTGAAATTATTCCCAATGAACCCAAGATCAGAGTGGAGTTCCTACAGT ATTTCAGATGGTTCTCTCTGGATCCAAACACAGCACATAAacgtatctgtctgtctgtctga